Proteins from a single region of Pyrus communis chromosome 6, drPyrComm1.1, whole genome shotgun sequence:
- the LOC137737509 gene encoding LEAF RUST 10 DISEASE-RESISTANCEUS RECEPTOR-LIKE PROTEIN KINASE-like 2.4 isoform X1, producing the protein MNQNLCLFILIFLLSEAPAFAVDFYYQNCSVPITCGRQKISYPFYIQGRQQDFCGYPGFQLFCQGGANDDEEEAYPLLRLSGDDYIIHNISYESQTLVVSNALLSHYLDNSSCANLSLIHNLTIPNEQFELAPKQDQFFLLYNCNPSFVDSFPKYKIGCNNTSVLALLGQIYPKFGRLEEVEKCGSSEVAVVHGGGYGNDEAAGMKEVLGRGFEMKWLAADCSRCQGSGGLCGFNYTTRHFRCLCPIRTRSVSCGDEDGGGPGTGNLVTKVSTAGAVAGLIFLFVIVCCLRRKLSSYRFLFFWKKQNKNRQIVEAFLRSYGPLQVRRYNYLEVKNMTNSFKEKLGRGGYGAVYKGKLKDGCLVAVKVLTKLTGGGEEFMNEVAAISRTSHVNVVALLGFCFEGSKRALIYEFMPNGSLEKFIFDSNTPNIGHDHLGWEALDQISLGVARGLEYLHRGCSTRILHFDIKPHNILLDENFTPKISDFGLAKICNRKESIVSMLGARGTIGYIAPEVFSRNFGNVSHKSDVYSYGMMISEMVGGRRNIDAEAENTSEIYFPHWIYKRLELDEELGLQSVANEEDKARARKMIIVSLWCIQTDPSKRPAMKEVIDMLEGSVDSLQIPPKPYLSSPPKSPADSSTTLVSIK; encoded by the exons ATGAATCAAAACCTCTGCCTCTTCATCCTGATCTTCCTTCTCTCAGAAGCCCCAGCATTTGCAGTGGACTTTTACTACCAAAACTGCAGCGTCCCGATAACTTGTGGCCGCCAAAAAATCAGCTACCCGTTCTACATCCAAGGCAGGCAACAAGACTTCTGCGGCTACCCTGGTTTCCAGCTCTTCTGCCAGGGCGGCGCAAACGACGACGAAGAAGAAGCCTACCCACTTCTCCGGTTGTCTGGAGACGATTACATAATTCACAACATCAGTTACGAAAGCCAGACTCTTGTCGTCTCAAATGCTTTACTTTCGCACTACTTGGACAACTCTTCCTGCGCTAATCTCTCACTGATCCATAATTTAACGATCCCTAATGAACAGTTTGAGCTGGCTCCAAAGCAAGATCAGTTCTTTCTGCTCTACAACTGCAACCCTTCGTTTGTCGATTCTTTTCCAAAGTACAAGATTGGTTGTAATAACACTTCGGTTCTTGCTCTGCTTGGGCAGATATATCCGAAATTTGGACGTCTTGAGGAGGTTGAAAAGTGTGGATCGAGTGAGGTGGCGGTGGTGCATGGTGGAGGGTATGGGAATGATGAGGCAGCGGGAATGAAGGAGGTGTTGGGAAGAGGGTTTGAGATGAAATGGCTGGCTGCTGACTGCAGCCGCTGCCAGGGGAGTGGAGGGCTATGTGGGTTTAACTACACCACCCGCCATTTTAGGTGCCTCTGCCCCATTAGGACTAGATCTGTGAGCTGTGGTGACGAAGATGGTGGAG GACCTGGAACTGGAAACTTAGTCACTAAAGTCTCAACAG CAGGTGCAGTTGCTGGTCTCATATTTCTATTCGTTATCGTTTGCTGCTTAAGAAGAAAGTTGTCATCATAtagatttcttttcttttggaagaagcaaaacaaaaatCGTCAAATTGTAGAGGCCTTTCTAAGGAGCTACGGGCCGCTTCAAGTACGAAGGTATAACTATTTGGAGGTCAAGAACATGACCAACTCCTTCAAAGAAAAATTAGGACGTGGAGGCTACGGTGCTGTTTACAAAGGAAAGTTAAAGGACGGCTGTCTTGTAGCAGTGAAGGTCTTGACCAAACTAACAGGAGGCGGAGAAGAATTTATGAATGAAGTGGCAGCCATTAGTAGAACTTCCCATGTCAACGTCGTCGCCTTGTTAGGCTTTTGTTTTGAGGGTTCCAAAAGAGCTCTCATCTATGAATTCATGCCTAATGGATCTCTAGAGAAATTCATATTTGATTCAAATACTCCCAATATAGGTCATGATCACTTGGGATGGGAagcattggatcaaatttcacttGGCGTTGCTCGAGGCTTGGAGTATCTACATCGTGGTTGCAGCACAAGAATTTTGCATTTCGACATCAAACCTCACAACATTCTTCTCGATGAAAACTTCACCCCAAAAATCTCGGATTTTGGCCTTGCCAAAATATGCAACAGGAAAGAGAGTATTGTCTCGATGTTGGGCGCTAGAGGTACAATAGGTTACATTGCTCCAGAAGTATTTTCTAGAAACTTTGGAAATGTCTCACACAAGTCGGATGTGTACAGCTACGGAATGATGATTTCAGAGATGGTTGGAGGAAGAAGGAACATCGATGCTGAAGCTGAAAATACAAGTGAAATATATTTTCCGCATTGGATTTACAAGCGTCTTGAACTGGACGAAGAGCTTGGGCTGCAGAGTGTTGCAAACGAGGAAGACAAAGCAAGAGCAAGGAAGATGATCATAGTGAGCTTGTGGTGCATACAAACTGATCCTTCAAAACGGCCAGCGATGAAGGAAGTGATAGATATGTTAGAAGGGAGTGTTGATTCGTTGCAGATACCTCCCAAGCCTTACTTATCTTCTCCTCCAAAATCCCCGGCGGATTCTTCTACCACATTGGTATCAATAAA GTGA
- the LOC137737509 gene encoding LEAF RUST 10 DISEASE-RESISTANCEUS RECEPTOR-LIKE PROTEIN KINASE-like 2.4 isoform X2 yields the protein MNQNLCLFILIFLLSEAPAFAVDFYYQNCSVPITCGRQKISYPFYIQGRQQDFCGYPGFQLFCQGGANDDEEEAYPLLRLSGDDYIIHNISYESQTLVVSNALLSHYLDNSSCANLSLIHNLTIPNEQFELAPKQDQFFLLYNCNPSFVDSFPKYKIGCNNTSVLALLGQIYPKFGRLEEVEKCGSSEVAVVHGGGYGNDEAAGMKEVLGRGFEMKWLAADCSRCQGSGGLCGFNYTTRHFRCLCPIRTRSVSCGDEDGGGPGTGNLVTKVSTGAVAGLIFLFVIVCCLRRKLSSYRFLFFWKKQNKNRQIVEAFLRSYGPLQVRRYNYLEVKNMTNSFKEKLGRGGYGAVYKGKLKDGCLVAVKVLTKLTGGGEEFMNEVAAISRTSHVNVVALLGFCFEGSKRALIYEFMPNGSLEKFIFDSNTPNIGHDHLGWEALDQISLGVARGLEYLHRGCSTRILHFDIKPHNILLDENFTPKISDFGLAKICNRKESIVSMLGARGTIGYIAPEVFSRNFGNVSHKSDVYSYGMMISEMVGGRRNIDAEAENTSEIYFPHWIYKRLELDEELGLQSVANEEDKARARKMIIVSLWCIQTDPSKRPAMKEVIDMLEGSVDSLQIPPKPYLSSPPKSPADSSTTLVSIK from the exons ATGAATCAAAACCTCTGCCTCTTCATCCTGATCTTCCTTCTCTCAGAAGCCCCAGCATTTGCAGTGGACTTTTACTACCAAAACTGCAGCGTCCCGATAACTTGTGGCCGCCAAAAAATCAGCTACCCGTTCTACATCCAAGGCAGGCAACAAGACTTCTGCGGCTACCCTGGTTTCCAGCTCTTCTGCCAGGGCGGCGCAAACGACGACGAAGAAGAAGCCTACCCACTTCTCCGGTTGTCTGGAGACGATTACATAATTCACAACATCAGTTACGAAAGCCAGACTCTTGTCGTCTCAAATGCTTTACTTTCGCACTACTTGGACAACTCTTCCTGCGCTAATCTCTCACTGATCCATAATTTAACGATCCCTAATGAACAGTTTGAGCTGGCTCCAAAGCAAGATCAGTTCTTTCTGCTCTACAACTGCAACCCTTCGTTTGTCGATTCTTTTCCAAAGTACAAGATTGGTTGTAATAACACTTCGGTTCTTGCTCTGCTTGGGCAGATATATCCGAAATTTGGACGTCTTGAGGAGGTTGAAAAGTGTGGATCGAGTGAGGTGGCGGTGGTGCATGGTGGAGGGTATGGGAATGATGAGGCAGCGGGAATGAAGGAGGTGTTGGGAAGAGGGTTTGAGATGAAATGGCTGGCTGCTGACTGCAGCCGCTGCCAGGGGAGTGGAGGGCTATGTGGGTTTAACTACACCACCCGCCATTTTAGGTGCCTCTGCCCCATTAGGACTAGATCTGTGAGCTGTGGTGACGAAGATGGTGGAG GACCTGGAACTGGAAACTTAGTCACTAAAGTCTCAACAG GTGCAGTTGCTGGTCTCATATTTCTATTCGTTATCGTTTGCTGCTTAAGAAGAAAGTTGTCATCATAtagatttcttttcttttggaagaagcaaaacaaaaatCGTCAAATTGTAGAGGCCTTTCTAAGGAGCTACGGGCCGCTTCAAGTACGAAGGTATAACTATTTGGAGGTCAAGAACATGACCAACTCCTTCAAAGAAAAATTAGGACGTGGAGGCTACGGTGCTGTTTACAAAGGAAAGTTAAAGGACGGCTGTCTTGTAGCAGTGAAGGTCTTGACCAAACTAACAGGAGGCGGAGAAGAATTTATGAATGAAGTGGCAGCCATTAGTAGAACTTCCCATGTCAACGTCGTCGCCTTGTTAGGCTTTTGTTTTGAGGGTTCCAAAAGAGCTCTCATCTATGAATTCATGCCTAATGGATCTCTAGAGAAATTCATATTTGATTCAAATACTCCCAATATAGGTCATGATCACTTGGGATGGGAagcattggatcaaatttcacttGGCGTTGCTCGAGGCTTGGAGTATCTACATCGTGGTTGCAGCACAAGAATTTTGCATTTCGACATCAAACCTCACAACATTCTTCTCGATGAAAACTTCACCCCAAAAATCTCGGATTTTGGCCTTGCCAAAATATGCAACAGGAAAGAGAGTATTGTCTCGATGTTGGGCGCTAGAGGTACAATAGGTTACATTGCTCCAGAAGTATTTTCTAGAAACTTTGGAAATGTCTCACACAAGTCGGATGTGTACAGCTACGGAATGATGATTTCAGAGATGGTTGGAGGAAGAAGGAACATCGATGCTGAAGCTGAAAATACAAGTGAAATATATTTTCCGCATTGGATTTACAAGCGTCTTGAACTGGACGAAGAGCTTGGGCTGCAGAGTGTTGCAAACGAGGAAGACAAAGCAAGAGCAAGGAAGATGATCATAGTGAGCTTGTGGTGCATACAAACTGATCCTTCAAAACGGCCAGCGATGAAGGAAGTGATAGATATGTTAGAAGGGAGTGTTGATTCGTTGCAGATACCTCCCAAGCCTTACTTATCTTCTCCTCCAAAATCCCCGGCGGATTCTTCTACCACATTGGTATCAATAAAGTAG